Proteins from one Dehalococcoidia bacterium genomic window:
- the ggt gene encoding gamma-glutamyltransferase, whose product MTATQDVRATQSTTSRVVTRTEARGTGGMVTAKHAAVAEAGLRVLRDGGNAVDAAVAMCFATGVAEPMMSGLGGGGFMTVRLADGREAVVDYQVRAPLAAHETMYELTPDFHADAQGFVGVKDDANYSGPRAAAVPGLASGLAAARDRFGTRPLAALLEPAIALAEEGVEVEWPLTLSLAVNLKLLQRFPASAAIFLDEGRPWAPAAAAPVLLRQPELAATLRRIAAEGPDGFYRGPTARAITAEMERASGHISEADLAQYQAKVIEPLTGSYRGDRIVALPGPASGALQLETLNILEGWQLGALGFNSAETLHLTIEAMRRSHADRLEYLGDPEVRDVPWAVLTGKPYAAVRRTTIDARRHTEATPGDLLTIAGAGAAVAPAGNHGPEAHTTHLSAVDRRGNAVAVTQTLTSAWGCGVAVPGTGVLLNNAMTLFDPRPGTANSIAPRKRPASSMAHAIVVRDGEVVLVAGAPGGRRILDTVTQVLLSVLDHGRGIQDAVSGPFIDSSAAETGIDERVDPAVIAELERRGHRFVLRRADFHPGHFARPAGITRQPHTGELRGGADPYAHGVASGF is encoded by the coding sequence ATGACCGCCACGCAGGACGTCCGCGCTACGCAGAGCACGACCAGCCGCGTCGTCACCCGCACGGAGGCGCGGGGCACGGGCGGCATGGTCACGGCCAAGCACGCCGCCGTAGCCGAGGCGGGCCTGCGCGTGCTGCGCGACGGCGGCAACGCGGTCGATGCCGCGGTCGCCATGTGCTTCGCCACCGGCGTAGCCGAGCCGATGATGAGCGGCCTCGGCGGCGGCGGCTTCATGACGGTGCGCCTGGCCGACGGCCGCGAGGCGGTGGTCGACTACCAGGTGCGGGCGCCGCTGGCCGCGCACGAGACAATGTACGAGTTGACGCCCGACTTCCACGCCGACGCGCAGGGCTTCGTCGGCGTGAAGGACGACGCGAACTACAGCGGCCCGCGCGCCGCCGCCGTGCCCGGCCTGGCGAGCGGCCTGGCGGCGGCGCGCGATCGCTTCGGCACGCGGCCGCTGGCGGCGCTGCTGGAGCCGGCGATCGCCCTGGCCGAAGAGGGCGTGGAGGTGGAGTGGCCGCTGACGCTCTCGCTTGCCGTCAACCTCAAGCTGCTGCAACGCTTCCCGGCGAGCGCGGCGATCTTCCTCGACGAGGGACGGCCCTGGGCGCCCGCAGCCGCCGCGCCCGTGCTGCTGCGCCAGCCGGAGCTGGCCGCGACGCTGCGCCGGATCGCCGCCGAGGGACCGGACGGCTTTTACCGCGGCCCGACGGCGCGGGCGATCACGGCCGAGATGGAACGGGCCAGCGGCCATATCTCCGAGGCCGACCTGGCACAGTACCAGGCGAAGGTCATCGAGCCGCTGACCGGCAGCTACCGCGGCGACCGCATCGTGGCGCTGCCGGGGCCGGCGAGCGGCGCCCTCCAGCTCGAAACGCTCAACATCCTCGAAGGCTGGCAGCTCGGCGCGCTCGGCTTCAACTCGGCGGAGACGCTGCACCTGACGATCGAGGCGATGCGCCGCAGCCACGCCGACCGTCTCGAATACCTCGGCGACCCCGAAGTGCGCGACGTGCCCTGGGCAGTGCTGACCGGCAAGCCGTACGCCGCCGTCCGCCGTACCACGATCGACGCGCGTCGCCACACGGAGGCCACGCCCGGCGACCTGCTCACCATCGCCGGAGCAGGCGCCGCCGTCGCGCCGGCCGGCAACCACGGACCCGAGGCGCATACCACGCACCTCTCGGCCGTGGACAGGCGGGGCAATGCCGTGGCGGTGACGCAGACGCTGACCTCGGCCTGGGGCTGCGGCGTCGCCGTGCCGGGCACCGGCGTGCTGCTGAACAACGCGATGACACTCTTCGACCCGCGGCCCGGCACGGCCAACTCGATCGCGCCGCGCAAACGGCCGGCATCGAGCATGGCGCACGCGATCGTTGTGCGCGACGGCGAAGTCGTGCTGGTGGCCGGGGCGCCGGGCGGGCGCCGCATCCTCGACACGGTGACGCAGGTGCTGCTCAGTGTGCTCGATCACGGCCGCGGCATCCAGGACGCGGTCTCCGGGCCGTTCATCGACAGCAGCGCGGCGGAGACGGGCATCGACGAGCGCGTCGATCCGGCGGTGATCGCGGAACTGGAGCGCCGCGGCCACCGCTTCGTCCTGCGCCGGGCCGACTTCCACCCCGGCCACTTCGCCCGGCCGGCGGGCATCACGCGCCAGCCGCACACGGGCGAGCTGCGCGGCGGCGCCGACCCCTACGCGCACGGTGTGGCCAGCGGCTTCTGA
- a CDS encoding MFS transporter — protein sequence MFPSQIRRLTWAGYFGFVLIGAYISAIGPGLPSIAARAQMPLAQAGTVLTAIFAGGLVMSPVAGRAMDRLGRRPLLIFGCAVHAGGCLGLSLARSWPQVLASGVLMGVGDSVLVVGYHVLLAELYPHEGGAALNRLNVFFGVGALLGPALAAASLGLLGDIRYVLWLVSASQIGAIAVLLSLRVPGRAAPPAVHGGGLGGALRRPLFWWLALLITLYVALEVGLGNWTFTYLHRGGVGDTAASIVTSGYWLGLMLGRALSPAVLKRLREPALLAAVSLASLALSALLFAGAGWRSGGAVEIMLLGLAFGPVWPLAFAVATREFAAQAGAVSGLLAAAGSIGGLAGPWLLGLLLVEHGAYAGMVLICAASAGMAGCALLALRGLSVTRAPARTAAIAHGEW from the coding sequence ATGTTTCCCTCGCAGATCCGGCGGCTGACCTGGGCTGGCTACTTCGGCTTCGTGCTGATCGGCGCCTACATCAGCGCAATCGGGCCGGGATTGCCCTCGATCGCCGCACGGGCACAGATGCCGCTGGCGCAGGCCGGCACCGTGCTCACCGCGATCTTCGCCGGCGGGCTGGTGATGTCGCCCGTGGCCGGCCGCGCGATGGACCGCCTGGGCCGCCGGCCGCTGCTGATCTTCGGCTGCGCGGTGCACGCCGGCGGCTGCCTCGGCCTGTCGCTCGCCCGATCGTGGCCGCAGGTGCTGGCGAGCGGCGTGCTGATGGGCGTCGGCGACAGTGTGCTCGTGGTCGGCTACCACGTGCTGCTGGCTGAGCTGTATCCGCACGAGGGCGGCGCGGCGCTGAACCGGCTCAATGTCTTCTTCGGCGTCGGCGCCTTGCTGGGTCCGGCGCTGGCCGCGGCCTCGCTCGGCCTTTTGGGCGACATCCGCTACGTCCTCTGGCTGGTGTCGGCCAGCCAGATCGGCGCCATCGCCGTGCTGCTCTCGCTCCGTGTGCCGGGGCGCGCGGCTCCGCCCGCGGTGCACGGCGGCGGGCTGGGCGGCGCTCTGCGGCGGCCGTTGTTCTGGTGGTTGGCGCTGCTGATCACGCTCTACGTTGCGCTTGAAGTGGGCCTCGGCAACTGGACGTTCACCTATCTGCATCGCGGCGGCGTGGGCGACACCGCGGCGTCGATCGTCACCTCGGGTTATTGGCTGGGCCTGATGCTCGGGCGGGCGCTCAGCCCGGCCGTGCTGAAGCGGCTGCGCGAGCCGGCGCTGCTGGCGGCGGTGTCGCTCGCCTCGCTGGCACTCTCGGCGCTGCTGTTCGCGGGGGCCGGCTGGCGCAGCGGCGGCGCCGTGGAGATCATGCTGCTGGGCCTCGCCTTCGGCCCGGTCTGGCCGCTCGCCTTCGCCGTCGCCACGCGCGAGTTCGCGGCGCAGGCGGGCGCCGTCTCGGGGCTGCTGGCAGCGGCCGGCTCGATCGGCGGCCTCGCCGGGCCGTGGCTGCTGGGGCTGCTGCTTGTGGAACACGGCGCCTACGCGGGCATGGTCCTCATCTGCGCGGCCAGCGCCGGCATGGCGGGCTGCGCCCTGCTGGCGTTGCGCGGCCTCAGCGTGACGCGCGCCCCGGCCCGGACGGCGGCGATCGCACACGGCGAATGGTAG
- a CDS encoding OB-fold domain-containing protein, with product MAEYRGMQLQVAPNDLENQGYFDAARRHRLAMKACDSCNRLRWEPGPACPWCQSLKWHWQEVSGKGTIYSYQIVCQAIQPGFREWAPYPIVLVELDEQRGEPTPDEALRVVMNLVDPNFNAEKQENVAIGKRVEVTFLDLEDITLPQWRLAAEQPASGLWQFPR from the coding sequence ATGGCCGAGTACCGTGGCATGCAACTGCAGGTTGCGCCCAACGATCTGGAAAACCAGGGCTACTTCGACGCGGCACGCCGCCACCGCCTGGCGATGAAGGCCTGCGACTCCTGCAACCGCCTGCGCTGGGAGCCGGGGCCGGCCTGCCCCTGGTGCCAGAGTCTGAAATGGCACTGGCAGGAGGTGAGCGGCAAGGGCACGATCTACAGCTACCAGATCGTCTGCCAGGCGATTCAGCCCGGCTTCCGCGAGTGGGCGCCGTATCCGATCGTGCTGGTCGAGCTGGACGAGCAGCGCGGCGAGCCGACGCCGGACGAGGCGCTGCGCGTCGTCATGAACCTCGTCGACCCGAACTTCAACGCCGAAAAGCAAGAGAACGTCGCCATCGGCAAGCGCGTCGAGGTCACGTTCCTCGATCTCGAGGACATCACCCTGCCGCAGTGGCGCCTGGCCGCCGAACAGCCGGCGAGCGGCTTGTGGCAGTTCCCGCGCTGA
- a CDS encoding TlpA disulfide reductase family protein, with product MSEERLPAEHTSDGGEGEIDERPQRRREWSGPLRSVGLPLIVVALIVGAVWYLQKDHGGGAKPASGTGVLALDASRNHTGQPPSAEKGRAAPDFRLNTLDGKSVRLSDLQGKTVLINFWATWCAPCREEMPEIVKAYNANHANGFEVVSVDEQEDPATVKKWVDAFQISFPVTLDTSGQVGQTFRAGTQFPTSLWLDPKGVVTDIHYGPMSEDFINQHLSGLGQ from the coding sequence ATGAGCGAAGAGAGGCTGCCCGCTGAGCACACTTCCGACGGCGGCGAGGGCGAGATCGACGAGCGCCCGCAGCGGCGGCGGGAGTGGTCCGGCCCGCTGCGCAGCGTGGGCCTGCCGCTGATCGTGGTGGCGCTGATCGTCGGCGCGGTCTGGTATCTGCAGAAGGACCACGGCGGCGGCGCCAAGCCCGCATCGGGCACCGGCGTGCTGGCGCTGGACGCGAGCCGCAACCACACCGGCCAGCCACCCTCCGCCGAGAAGGGCCGCGCCGCGCCGGACTTCCGCCTGAACACGCTCGACGGCAAGAGCGTGCGGCTCAGCGACCTGCAGGGCAAGACGGTGCTGATCAACTTCTGGGCCACCTGGTGCGCCCCCTGCCGCGAAGAGATGCCGGAGATCGTCAAGGCCTACAATGCCAACCACGCCAATGGCTTCGAGGTCGTCTCGGTCGACGAGCAGGAAGACCCGGCCACGGTGAAGAAGTGGGTCGATGCCTTCCAGATCAGCTTCCCGGTCACGCTCGACACCTCCGGCCAGGTGGGGCAGACGTTCCGCGCCGGCACGCAGTTCCCCACCAGCCTCTGGCTTGACCCGAAGGGAGTGGTTACGGACATTCACTACGGGCCGATGAGTGAAGACTTCATCAACCAGCACCTGAGCGGACTGGGGCAGTGA
- a CDS encoding cytochrome c biogenesis protein ResB gives MANVVAARGRARVSFPFDPFRIVFRLLTSVRVALLLIGFVVLGALLGVIFPQAPDEVRASAQAYAAYTEFQRTRYGAFTDAMRHLGLFEVFHSYWFNGLLFVVLLAVAVCTANRVPPIVRNVRRPVRRVNDRFFTSARHRAEFVTPAEPASVVKALRRQHYRVQVTERDGATYLFADRFGWAQFGTFVSHLSLILFMSGAIVTKLVGFSVDLTIPQGQTAPVFPTIHAGQMQVLNRSAGDTPDAHGNPTRYFSNLAVFRNGKQICAGTSTVNNPMHCAGYTLHQTTFSGDGAELRVRDLKTGQVVYQEVSQIGSEGSAPNPHLVVRDASGASLFDDNVVLVPFDQQSLFALIPLQRPGAAKPIPVLLAATQGLRNAWTVAVHHPAGADPGDAAFDLTLQPGQSGEAGGLSFSIPTLGSVPLSVVQGIPGVSQAAMLQLAHANDGTPYLDLLDMGGQGADAGSAAADPADPTQQPSRLDLQPNAPQTMNGYEYTFLGQRTITGITVRKDPGSTFIWVATALMMIGLGVTFYLPRRRLWAKITPQRTYLAGVADWMVNFSAEMRGIGVAAGSPDAPALAAQAE, from the coding sequence ATGGCTAACGTCGTTGCCGCACGTGGCCGGGCGCGGGTCTCGTTTCCCTTCGATCCATTTCGCATCGTCTTCCGTCTGCTGACCTCGGTGCGCGTGGCGCTGCTGCTGATCGGCTTCGTCGTGCTCGGCGCCTTGCTCGGCGTGATCTTCCCGCAGGCGCCGGACGAAGTGCGGGCCTCGGCCCAGGCGTATGCCGCCTACACCGAGTTCCAGCGCACGCGCTACGGCGCCTTCACCGACGCGATGCGGCACCTGGGGCTGTTCGAGGTCTTCCACTCCTACTGGTTCAACGGTCTGTTGTTCGTGGTCTTGCTCGCCGTGGCCGTCTGCACGGCCAACCGCGTTCCGCCGATCGTGCGCAACGTGCGCCGGCCCGTGCGCCGCGTGAACGACCGCTTCTTCACCTCGGCCCGCCACCGCGCCGAGTTCGTCACGCCGGCCGAGCCGGCGTCGGTCGTCAAGGCGCTGCGCCGGCAGCATTACCGCGTCCAGGTGACGGAGCGCGACGGCGCGACGTACCTGTTCGCCGACCGCTTCGGCTGGGCGCAGTTCGGCACGTTTGTCTCGCACCTCTCGCTGATCCTGTTCATGTCCGGCGCGATCGTGACCAAGCTCGTCGGCTTCAGCGTCGATCTGACCATTCCGCAGGGGCAGACCGCCCCGGTCTTCCCAACCATCCATGCCGGGCAGATGCAGGTGCTGAACCGGAGCGCGGGCGACACGCCCGACGCCCATGGCAACCCCACCCGCTACTTCAGCAACCTGGCCGTGTTCCGCAACGGCAAGCAGATCTGCGCCGGCACCAGCACCGTCAACAACCCGATGCACTGCGCCGGTTACACGCTGCACCAGACGACCTTCTCCGGCGACGGCGCCGAGCTGCGCGTGCGCGATCTGAAGACGGGCCAGGTGGTGTATCAAGAGGTGAGCCAGATCGGCTCCGAAGGCTCCGCGCCCAACCCGCACCTCGTCGTGCGCGACGCCAGCGGCGCATCACTCTTCGACGACAACGTGGTGCTCGTGCCCTTTGATCAGCAATCGCTGTTCGCGCTGATCCCGCTGCAGCGCCCCGGCGCGGCGAAGCCGATCCCCGTGCTGCTGGCCGCGACCCAGGGCTTGAGGAATGCGTGGACGGTCGCGGTGCACCATCCTGCCGGTGCCGACCCAGGCGACGCGGCTTTCGATCTGACGCTGCAGCCGGGGCAGAGCGGCGAGGCGGGCGGCTTGAGCTTCTCGATCCCGACGCTGGGCAGCGTGCCGCTGAGCGTCGTGCAGGGCATTCCAGGTGTCTCGCAGGCGGCGATGCTGCAACTTGCGCACGCCAACGACGGCACGCCGTACCTCGATCTGCTGGACATGGGCGGCCAGGGCGCGGACGCGGGCAGCGCGGCTGCCGACCCGGCGGACCCCACGCAGCAGCCCTCCAGGCTCGACCTGCAGCCGAACGCGCCGCAGACGATGAACGGCTACGAGTACACCTTCCTGGGGCAGCGCACGATCACCGGCATCACCGTGCGCAAGGACCCCGGCTCGACCTTCATCTGGGTGGCGACGGCGCTGATGATGATCGGCCTCGGCGTGACCTTCTACCTGCCGCGCCGTCGCCTGTGGGCGAAGATCACGCCGCAGCGCACCTATCTGGCCGGCGTGGCGGACTGGATGGTCAACTTCTCGGCGGAGATGCGCGGCATCGGCGTGGCCGCCGGCTCACCCGACGCGCCGGCGCTGGCCGCGCAGGCGGAATGA
- the lgt gene encoding prolipoprotein diacylglyceryl transferase, with protein sequence MNLLYININIDPNIGTFGPFQITWHGVFTAVGIAVAVILVAYFARRRNLLEDDIYNIALWAVPGGIVGARLLYVIEHFDTFKNDIGSVFSVNEGGISIYGGIIGGALVGFAYARWKHLAIRRISDAAALGLSVGLAVGRIGDFINGEHWAKATSLPWGFCYTNPNTLNGDPHTNTAAICGSISQHPLNPPAVHPVAGVYEPLTLLVIFGVLWYLYRRLNVAGYVFWVFVLLYALMRFAYSPLRLNETKADGVSVPQIIALGTVVFAIAALFVVRRMAQRDPEHSGVMEPPRPQAAQAAALRQRARPS encoded by the coding sequence TTGAACTTGCTCTACATCAACATCAACATCGACCCGAACATCGGCACGTTCGGGCCGTTCCAGATCACCTGGCACGGCGTCTTTACGGCCGTGGGCATCGCCGTGGCGGTAATTCTCGTCGCCTACTTCGCCCGCCGGCGCAACCTGCTGGAAGACGACATTTACAACATCGCGCTGTGGGCGGTGCCGGGCGGCATCGTCGGCGCCCGCCTGCTCTACGTGATCGAGCACTTCGACACGTTCAAGAACGACATCGGCAGCGTCTTCTCCGTCAACGAGGGCGGCATCTCCATCTATGGCGGCATCATCGGCGGCGCGCTGGTCGGCTTCGCCTACGCCCGCTGGAAGCATCTCGCCATCCGCCGCATCTCCGACGCGGCGGCGCTGGGGCTTTCGGTGGGCCTGGCCGTGGGCCGCATCGGCGACTTCATCAACGGCGAGCACTGGGCCAAGGCGACGAGCCTGCCCTGGGGCTTCTGCTACACCAACCCGAACACGCTCAACGGCGACCCGCACACCAACACGGCCGCCATCTGTGGCTCGATCTCGCAGCACCCACTCAACCCGCCGGCCGTGCATCCCGTCGCCGGCGTCTACGAGCCGCTGACGCTGCTGGTGATCTTCGGTGTCCTCTGGTATCTCTACCGACGGCTCAACGTCGCTGGCTACGTGTTCTGGGTCTTTGTGCTGCTTTACGCGCTGATGCGCTTCGCCTACTCGCCCCTGCGCCTGAACGAGACAAAGGCCGACGGCGTCAGCGTGCCGCAGATCATCGCGCTGGGCACGGTGGTCTTCGCGATCGCGGCGCTGTTCGTCGTGCGGCGTATGGCCCAGCGTGACCCGGAGCACTCCGGCGTGATGGAGCCGCCGCGGCCGCAGGCCGCACAGGCCGCCGCCCTGCGCCAGCGAGCACGGCCCTCATAA
- a CDS encoding helix-turn-helix domain-containing protein has translation MTDEPLLTIPEVAQRLRLNPETVRRWLHDGRMRGYRIGSTRAGWRIPESEIRRVLTEGTTRPDGA, from the coding sequence ATGACCGACGAACCCTTGCTCACCATTCCCGAAGTCGCCCAGCGGCTCCGTCTGAACCCGGAGACGGTGCGGCGCTGGCTGCACGACGGTCGCATGCGGGGCTACCGCATCGGCAGCACGCGGGCCGGATGGCGCATCCCGGAGTCGGAGATCCGCCGCGTGCTCACCGAGGGCACCACACGCCCGGACGGTGCCTGA
- a CDS encoding HAMP domain-containing sensor histidine kinase — MSIRLRLTLLYTAVLAVTLLVLGGVLYFWTARSLRSEIDRSLQARSGRLAYVPSAGPRAADGALLLRMPPLPPSNCGAGTPATGSDASRAARQALSFLDDRLGDPTILTQINDSQGNILYCSANLNGEKLPPPKPSSRRFTTLTVKGVDLRVFVQPLNVASRPAAGDAAPSATTSYVIQFARPLTDVEKTLGHMRFILLLGSIAALALAAGAGYLLARGALRPIDRLTMEAQRVGRKQDFKRRVAYRGPDDEVGRLASTFNTMLDGLDAAHEQQRRALDAQRRFVADASHELRTPLTTIRGNVELLSLDAPAASPDQQEALADIASETERMSRLVASLLALARADSGLHIQKRPVEVQPVLEEVLQKATWLNGHVQLDLAGSVAAKVAGDRDHLLQLFFILVDNALKYTPAGGLVTIAPSFEHGTLRVAVSDTGVGIAEADQRRIFDRFYRADPSRHGEGTGLGLAIAAWIVHELDGTIGVESRPGAGSTFTVTLPAQPSPPATAAAAQPELVAGAD, encoded by the coding sequence ATGTCGATCCGGCTGCGGCTGACGCTGCTGTACACGGCGGTGCTGGCAGTCACGCTGCTGGTGCTCGGCGGTGTGCTCTACTTCTGGACCGCGCGCAGCCTGCGCAGCGAGATCGACCGTTCGCTGCAGGCGCGCTCCGGCCGCCTCGCCTATGTCCCGTCGGCCGGGCCGCGCGCCGCCGACGGCGCCCTGCTGCTGCGCATGCCGCCGTTACCTCCCTCGAACTGCGGAGCGGGCACGCCGGCGACCGGCAGCGACGCGTCGCGAGCGGCCAGGCAGGCGCTGAGTTTTCTCGATGACCGGCTGGGCGATCCGACGATCCTCACGCAGATCAACGACAGCCAGGGCAATATCCTCTACTGCTCGGCCAATCTGAACGGCGAAAAGCTGCCGCCGCCGAAGCCGTCCTCACGGCGCTTCACGACGCTGACGGTCAAGGGCGTCGATCTGCGGGTATTCGTGCAACCGCTCAACGTCGCTTCCCGGCCAGCCGCCGGCGACGCCGCCCCCTCGGCGACGACGTCCTATGTCATTCAGTTCGCTCGCCCGCTCACGGATGTCGAAAAGACGCTCGGCCACATGCGCTTCATCCTGCTGCTGGGCTCGATCGCCGCGCTGGCGCTGGCCGCCGGCGCGGGCTATCTGCTGGCGCGCGGCGCCCTCAGACCGATCGACCGCCTGACGATGGAGGCGCAGCGCGTCGGCCGCAAGCAGGACTTCAAGCGCCGTGTCGCCTACCGCGGACCGGACGACGAGGTCGGGCGCCTCGCCAGCACCTTCAACACGATGCTTGACGGCCTGGACGCCGCGCACGAGCAGCAACGCCGTGCACTCGACGCGCAGCGCCGCTTCGTCGCCGACGCCTCGCACGAGCTGCGCACGCCGCTGACCACGATTCGCGGCAACGTCGAGCTGCTCTCGCTCGACGCGCCCGCCGCCAGCCCCGACCAGCAGGAGGCGCTGGCCGACATCGCCTCCGAGACCGAGCGCATGAGCCGCCTGGTCGCCAGTCTGCTGGCGCTGGCGCGGGCCGACAGCGGCCTGCACATCCAGAAGCGGCCGGTGGAGGTCCAGCCGGTGCTCGAGGAAGTGCTGCAGAAAGCCACGTGGCTCAACGGACATGTGCAGCTGGATCTTGCCGGCAGCGTCGCCGCGAAGGTCGCCGGCGACCGCGACCACCTGCTGCAGCTGTTCTTCATCCTCGTGGACAACGCGCTCAAATACACCCCGGCCGGCGGCCTGGTCACGATCGCGCCATCGTTCGAGCACGGCACGCTGCGCGTGGCCGTTAGCGATACGGGCGTCGGCATCGCCGAGGCGGATCAGCGCCGCATCTTCGACCGCTTTTATCGCGCCGATCCGTCGCGCCACGGCGAGGGCACCGGACTCGGCCTCGCGATCGCCGCCTGGATTGTGCACGAGCTGGACGGCACGATCGGGGTGGAGAGCCGGCCGGGAGCCGGCAGCACCTTCACGGTGACGTTGCCCGCGCAGCCCAGCCCGCCGGCCACCGCGGCTGCCGCGCAGCCCGAGCTGGTGGCCGGCGCCGACTGA
- a CDS encoding response regulator transcription factor, whose translation MSTAQRPAILVIDDDAKIVSLLRRALSYEGYSVRTALTATAGLSGARDEPPDLVVLDLMLPDLDGYEVCRRLRAAGETPILMLTARDEIDDRVRGLDEGADDYLVKPFALQELLARVRVLLRRAQANAEPRQYKFEDLILDTATREAARGERTIALSTKEYQLLSLFMRHPRQVLTRDVIMDQVWGYDYSGESNVLEVYVGYLRQKLEAAGEPRLIHTMRGAGYVLKTPSAEKVR comes from the coding sequence ATGAGCACGGCACAACGCCCGGCGATCCTCGTGATCGATGACGACGCCAAGATCGTCAGCCTGCTGCGGCGGGCGCTGTCGTACGAGGGCTACAGCGTGCGCACGGCGCTGACCGCGACGGCGGGGCTGAGCGGCGCCCGCGACGAGCCTCCCGATCTCGTCGTCCTTGACCTGATGCTGCCCGATCTCGACGGCTACGAGGTTTGCCGCCGGCTGCGCGCCGCCGGCGAGACGCCGATCCTGATGCTGACCGCCCGCGACGAGATCGACGACCGCGTGCGCGGCCTGGATGAAGGCGCCGACGATTATCTCGTGAAGCCCTTCGCCTTGCAGGAGTTGCTCGCGCGTGTGCGCGTGCTGCTGCGGCGAGCCCAGGCGAACGCCGAGCCGCGCCAGTACAAGTTCGAAGACCTGATACTCGACACCGCCACGCGCGAGGCGGCGCGTGGTGAGCGCACGATCGCCCTCAGCACCAAGGAGTACCAACTGCTCTCGCTGTTCATGCGCCATCCCCGCCAGGTCTTGACGCGGGATGTGATCATGGACCAGGTCTGGGGCTACGATTACAGCGGCGAATCGAACGTGCTGGAAGTCTACGTGGGCTACCTGCGGCAGAAGCTTGAGGCCGCCGGCGAGCCGCGGCTGATTCACACGATGCGGGGCGCCGGCTATGTGCTGAAAACGCCCAGCGCGGAGAAAGTCCGCTAG
- a CDS encoding thioredoxin family protein codes for MVTKQQVVSPERYASALSYDGFIAQAEKNLDEFKDNYENTKVSDAAKKRLQAVAAKPNGPKKLLVLGEDWCPDVYRGLPVLARLAEAAGIEFKALPRDKNLDIMNAYLNKGEFQSIPCALFFTGNMDQVLVWHERPEKANQEISQMRDIVGTRTREEAADDLRKFRRGPVWAGWRDATIDEITGKLEAATK; via the coding sequence GTGGTAACGAAGCAGCAGGTGGTCTCACCCGAGCGGTACGCCTCAGCGTTGTCGTACGACGGCTTCATCGCCCAGGCGGAGAAGAACCTGGACGAGTTCAAGGACAACTACGAGAACACGAAGGTGTCGGACGCGGCGAAGAAGCGGCTGCAGGCGGTGGCCGCCAAGCCGAACGGGCCAAAGAAGCTGCTGGTGCTCGGCGAGGACTGGTGTCCCGACGTTTACCGCGGCCTGCCCGTGCTGGCGCGGCTGGCCGAGGCGGCGGGCATCGAGTTCAAGGCGCTGCCGCGCGACAAGAACCTCGACATCATGAACGCCTACCTCAACAAGGGCGAGTTCCAGTCGATCCCCTGCGCCCTGTTCTTCACCGGCAACATGGACCAGGTGCTGGTCTGGCACGAGCGGCCGGAGAAGGCGAACCAGGAGATCTCGCAGATGCGCGACATCGTCGGCACGCGCACGCGTGAGGAGGCCGCGGACGACCTGCGCAAGTTCCGCCGCGGCCCCGTCTGGGCGGGCTGGCGCGACGCCACGATCGACGAGATCACCGGCAAGTTGGAAGCGGCGACGAAGTAA